From Microbacterium sp. YJN-G, a single genomic window includes:
- a CDS encoding ROK family protein: MAAQSGHAWGADAGAALPVAIEVLRRGPISRAEIGRRLGLSHASLSRLSAPLLERGVIFDVGERTSGKVGRPSRLLDVDASSHHFLGIKIREHEIICAATDLRGDVLEHTTVPLSGREPRDVVTRIKELHAQFASRRPITGIGIGIGGAVHDRRVVTSAAFLKWTDVPLADLIEDATRTPALIENDVVALCEYEDWFGLASHDDRFAVVTIGIGTGYGLVVDGQPIVGDDYGIGLVGHWPMDPAGPLCAQGHRGCAAALLNSDAIARYATEALGTPTSFDETVQLAAEEHPAAARIVHDAAAGLGILLAAICNLTLPQRIIIGGEGVRLAIVGEASMLTSLVTMRDPRANTPPIDYATGDNMEWARGAAVLAIQAFALGRLGPPN; encoded by the coding sequence ATGGCCGCTCAAAGTGGGCATGCATGGGGTGCGGATGCGGGCGCCGCGCTCCCTGTGGCGATTGAGGTTCTCCGGCGCGGCCCCATCTCCCGCGCCGAGATCGGCAGACGGCTCGGGCTGTCGCACGCCTCCCTCAGTCGGCTGAGCGCACCACTCCTCGAGCGCGGCGTCATCTTCGACGTCGGCGAGCGCACCAGCGGGAAGGTCGGCAGGCCGTCCCGCCTTCTCGACGTGGACGCGTCATCGCACCACTTCTTGGGGATCAAGATCCGCGAGCACGAGATCATCTGCGCGGCCACCGACCTGCGTGGGGACGTGCTCGAGCACACCACGGTCCCACTCTCCGGTCGCGAGCCCCGGGACGTCGTCACCCGTATCAAGGAGCTGCACGCGCAGTTCGCGTCACGCCGACCGATCACAGGCATCGGCATCGGCATCGGAGGTGCGGTGCACGACCGCCGAGTGGTCACCAGTGCGGCATTCCTCAAGTGGACCGACGTGCCCCTCGCCGACCTCATCGAAGACGCGACCCGAACTCCCGCTCTCATCGAGAACGACGTCGTAGCGCTGTGCGAGTACGAAGACTGGTTCGGACTCGCCAGCCACGACGACCGGTTCGCTGTAGTCACCATCGGCATCGGCACCGGATACGGACTCGTGGTCGACGGCCAGCCCATCGTCGGCGACGACTACGGAATCGGGCTCGTCGGCCACTGGCCCATGGACCCCGCCGGCCCACTCTGCGCTCAGGGACACCGCGGATGCGCGGCAGCGCTGCTCAACTCCGACGCGATAGCCCGATACGCGACCGAAGCGCTCGGAACTCCCACCTCATTCGACGAGACGGTCCAGCTCGCCGCAGAAGAGCACCCCGCGGCCGCACGCATCGTGCACGACGCCGCCGCCGGACTCGGCATCCTGCTCGCAGCCATCTGCAACCTCACCCTGCCCCAGCGAATCATCATCGGCGGAGAAGGGGTGCGCCTCGCCATCGTCGGCGAAGCCTCCATGCTCACCAGCCTCGTCACCATGCGGGACCCACGCGCCAACACCCCGCCGATCGACTACGCGACCGGGGACAACATGGAGTGGGCTCGAGGTGCGGCCGTCCTGGCCATTCAGGCGTTCGCGCTCGGCAGGCTCGGGCCCCCGAACTGA